Genomic window (Bacteroidales bacterium):
CGATCCGATATTTAAATGAAAAATATACGCGCCAGCGTCATCTGAATGATCACCTTAAAAACCTGTATGAAAAGCTTCAGACCGACCGCGATTTCTTCAGAAATGAGATTAAAGAGGCCGAGAATACAAAAGATCACACGTTAACCGAATTCCAGGCGATTTATCTTGATTTGTTACAACACCAGCGGAATATATTGAATGACATGAACCAGATTGCGGATTGTGATGAGGAACTGATCAGGAAATACCAGGCACTGATTGACCTGGAGGAAATGCATGTTAGGGAAAGGATGGTTGGGGAGGAGGAGTAATAAATTTAACAATCCTTTAAACTTTGCCGACACAATAAAGGTTAATTGATCTGATTATCTCAATTAATTAACCGTTAAATTTAATGTTTATGAGAAATACGAGAAAGATGTGGGCGGTCATCGCGATCGCAGGTTCACTGTTTGCCATTCAGTGCCAGAAGGAATCGCTGAACACACCTGAACCGGAACAGGAAGCTGAGGCTTATGATGTGACAGGAGAGTTGAAATGTGCAGGTGACAAGACATTTTACGGTCCTGCGGTACATATGGGCAACGGGGCAGTACGTACTTTTGTTGTTGAGGACAGGAACGGCGATCCGAAAGCCGTTGGTATACTTATGTCAAAGAAAGCTCTAGATAACCTTCCCCATGATATGACAGAGTTTGTTCTTGAATTTCCGAAAGCTTCTGACCAGGATTTTTACACACACGCTACAGTCGACTGGAATCCAGCAGGACATGAGCCTGAGCATGTTTACACCTTGCCTCACTTTGATTTCCATTTTTACACTATTCCCCTGGAAGAAAGGCTGGCCATAGGTCCTAATGACACCATTCAATTTGAAAATCTACCGGATTCCATTTATATTCCTCCTTTCTATTTCAAAGGGCCCGGTGGAGTGCCGCAAATGGGATCTCACTGGGTTGACCTGCTTTCTCCTGAAATTAGTGGCAGCGGTATATTTACAAAGACATTTATCTGGGGCTCCTATGACGGGAAATTTACCTTCTGGGAACCGATGGTAACAAGGGATTACCTGCTCAGCAACCCGGTAAACAGCTTTACTGCAGTTAGACAGCCCCAGGCTTATCAAAGAAGCGGATGGTATGCCCAAAACTATAAAGTATCCTACAATTCGCGCAACGGCGAACGAATTGTAGCACTGACGAATTTGGTTTATGTTGAGGGGCAATAGAGAAAAGAGGTGAGTTGTGAGAAGTGAGTAGGTCTACCGTAATCGGTATTCGGTAATTAGTAATCGGTGTGAGACTTACCAGTCACCAGTCACCAGTCACTAATCACTTTTAAAATCAACGCTGACAGGTCTTTCTGACGCTGTCAGGTTGATTTTTACCTGAATGGAACATGATTCAGCTGAAGCCAGTAAGAACCGGCCTGGGAAATAGCATTTGACAAGGATTCAAAATCGAGTGGTTTTACCACATAACTGTTAACACCCAGGTTGTAGGCAGTGCGGACATCTGATTCTTCCTGCGAGGAGGTCAGGGCAACAACCGGGATACTTGCTGTTTTGGGTTCACATCGTAATGCGCCCAGCACTTCAAGTCCGCTTATCTTCGGTAATTTCAGATCAAGAAATATAACTCTCGGCTGGTGATCAATATTACGATCGTTATAATGTCCTCTGCAAAACAGAAAATCAAGCGCTTCAGCTCCATCACTGACAATTTTACACGAATTATTTAAATTTTGTTTGCGCAATGCCCGGAGTATAAGTTCCGCATCACTGGAATTATCTTCCACCAGCAACAGATCAATGATTCCGTTTCGTTCCATAGCGACTTATTTTGGAATTGAAAAACTAAATACAGATCCTTCACCGGACCGGCTTTCAGCCCATATATCCCCTCCATGACGGTTTATAATTCGCTTGACAATAGCCAGCCCAACCCCGGTTCCCTCAAATTCGGTTTCGGAATGAAGTCTCTGGAAAACTCCGAAAAGCTTATCAGCATACATCATATCAAATCCGATGCCATTATCCCTTATTGAGAAAACAACCTTGTCATAATGAATAACGGAAGTTATGCCGATTATAGTTTGTTCTTTCCCTGATGAATATTTAATGGCATTGGATATCAGGTTAACCCACACCTGTTTCATCAATGATGGATCGATTATTACTTCAGGCAGTTCTCCCATCACAATTTCTGTACGTCTTTTCAATTGTGGTGTAATCAGTTCATCAATAACCGACTGTACAATCCGGTGCATGGGAATGCTTATTTTATTCATTTCTGACCGGCCGAAACGGGAAAAGGCAAGCAAATCGTCAATCAGGCGGCCCATCATATCCGAGTTATGCTGAATGACGTCACAGATTCTTTTTCCTTCCTCATCAAAACGGGGACTGTAATCTTCAAGCAGGATTTGCGTGAATCCGTTTATTGCTCTGAGCGGGGCTCTTAAATCATGCGAAACTGAATAGCTGAACGATTCAAGTTCCTTATTGGCTTCCTCAAGTCGGATTAATGCTTTTTTCAATGATTCTTCCGCATGCTTCCTGGCTGTATGATCAATCATAGTAGAACGGCTTCGAAGGAAACCTCCATTATCATCATAGACAGCCGTGGCATTCAGCAGTACAGATAATATGCTTCCATCCTTTCGGATAAAATCAAGTTCAAGATCATTCAGAAAACCGGTTTTCATAAAGATCGGAAAATTATTGCTGAATGTCTCCTGGCTTTTCGGCGTGAGGATATCCATGGCTTTCATTTTATTGATCAGCTCATCCCTTTCATATGCCAGCCACCGTAGTTCGGTATCATTCACCATTTCAAATACGCTATCCTTATTCAGGCTATGATACCCGCACGGTGAATTGTTATACAGGTCCATCACTTCAGCAGTGCGCTCTGCAATACTTTGTTCAAGTGTTTCATTTAAATTTCTGAGTTCGGCTTCTCTTAACCGGATGGTGTCTTCGGCAATTTTCCTGTCCGTTATATCGGTTGCCAGCACAAGGCCCATTTTCCTGCCCCTGATTTCAATTACTTCAATAGAAACCATGGCATACCGTATCTCACCGTTTTTTCTTCTGATGGCTGCGTCCTGGTTAATTACACCGGAACCTTGCTTAAGAATATCGACCCAAATTTTGCGACTTCCGGATCTCACAAACAAGTTCATCTCATCGGCAGAATGACCTATGACCTCATCCCTTGAATAGCCAATCATATCAAGAAATGCAGGGTTTACATCCATGGAAAAACCGGTTTCGAGGTCGAATATATTAATTCCAACCGGACTGGAATGGAATATTTTTGAGAACCTTTCCTCACTTTCCCGTTGTTTTTCCTGCGCCTGTTTTAGCCCGGTAATATCAACAAATGATATTAATACACAATTTTCATCTGAAAGAATAATAGGCCTGGCTGAAATTATTACAGTTTTAACTTCGCCCGACTTCGTTTTAACCAGAATTTCTTCGTTTTTTATATAGCCGGATCGGGAAAGCATTTCTTTTAAAGACTGCCTGATCGATAGATCAACAAAAGTACTGATATCCTGATCGTGTTTGCCGGTCACTTCCTCTTTGGTATACCCCAGGATAGAAGTAAAGGCCTCGTTTACAAGGACGAATTTATTTTCAGAATTAACAATAACGATAGCTGATGGATTGGATTCAAAAGCCGTTTCAAAGTTCTTCCGCGAAATTTCAAGAGCTTCTTCCGACTTGATTTTTTCTGTAATCAGTTCTGAAAACAAAACAATTCCTCCTATGCGGCTGGAGTTTTCAAACCATGGCGTTATTTTCCATCGTACCCAATCCACTGATCCATCTTTGCGCCTGAATAAGTCTTTCTCCTTGGATTCGGTTGCACCCGACAGGCATCTTTTATGAATTTCCTTCCATTGATCAGGTACTTCCGGAAATACTTCGTATTGATGTCGTCCTATGATGTTTTTATCCAGGCCATAATCACTCAGGAACCGCTGGCTTACCGCAATAAAATTAAGTTTACTGTCAAACATCGCAATGCCTGCAGGAGCATATTCCACAAATAGTTTGAGTTTATTTTCGCTGATCTGTAACGCCTCCTGTGCCAGTTTCTGCTTGGTGATATCCAGGCTCAGGACAAACAATCCGTCAGGTATAGGTGTGATAGAAAGATTAAAATATCCCCTGGATTTATCTTCATAGGTGAATTCATTATAAACGTTCCTGAATACCCTGTTTTCCATACAATCCTTCATGACAGAATAGATAGTTGTATTTTCAAAATCAGGAAAACATTCGGTTATTTTACGGCCGATAAGAGAATCTCTTTCCATACGGGCATCCCTTACAGCAGCGTCATTCAGGTATTTATACGTCCAGTCTTTTCCAAGGATCTGACACCCTTCAATCATATGGTCCATAACGTCACGGAGCTGATGCTCAATTTTCAATTTATTTTGCAGCGATTGTTGCAACTCGCTCTCGACAGCCTTGCGTTCCGATACATCCTCGATTATGGCAATGATACCGCTAATTTCACCATGACCATCCCGAAAAGGTGACGCTGAGAACCGGACATCAATGCGTTTACCTGTAATGTCAAGCCGAACCGTTTCAAATCCTTTTATGGTTTCACCTGCAAGTATCCGGGTCCTTACACCAATCGCCTCTTCCGATTTGTCAGGTGGAATAAAAGAGGCATAGTTACCGATAGTTTCCTCTTTTTTCCATCCGAATATCTTTTCAGCAGCTTCATTCCAGATTTTCACCACTCCGTTAATGTCCGTTACTACAATGGCATTGGGTGAAGTCTGGAATACAGCATTGTAATTCTGAATGATCTGATTTAATTTTTCCTGTGTATTACGGTAATTTGATATATCCCTTCCGACAAAAACCGCACCTTTAATCTTCCCTGTCTTATCATATATGGGGTTATGAGTTACCTCATAATGTAATGTATTGGGTGATTCACCCCATGAGGCCTCGTCAATCCATTGCTCTCCCCTCAGCGCTTTATCAATATTGAATTTTACCTTTTGAATGTCGGCGGCAAGCGGAAAATAGTCAAGGATACTTTTGTCCAGTCGGATGTCTGCATTATGCAGGAATTTCATTTGTTCTGCATGAATCTTGTTAAAACTGGTGTACCTGTATTGGGTGTCAACTGAAAAAACAGGTAGTCCAATGGATTCAGTTATGCTTTTGTAGATATTCTCAAACGGCTCGTTGTTTTTTTCCATGCTTTGCAGATCAGAAAATTAGTAATCAGAATATGGCTTGATCGGGGTTTTATCCGGTATATTACAGTAAACAAAATTTAACCATGGACTTCGTAAAGGAAATAT
Coding sequences:
- a CDS encoding DUF5602 domain-containing protein produces the protein MRNTRKMWAVIAIAGSLFAIQCQKESLNTPEPEQEAEAYDVTGELKCAGDKTFYGPAVHMGNGAVRTFVVEDRNGDPKAVGILMSKKALDNLPHDMTEFVLEFPKASDQDFYTHATVDWNPAGHEPEHVYTLPHFDFHFYTIPLEERLAIGPNDTIQFENLPDSIYIPPFYFKGPGGVPQMGSHWVDLLSPEISGSGIFTKTFIWGSYDGKFTFWEPMVTRDYLLSNPVNSFTAVRQPQAYQRSGWYAQNYKVSYNSRNGERIVALTNLVYVEGQ
- a CDS encoding response regulator, translating into MERNGIIDLLLVEDNSSDAELILRALRKQNLNNSCKIVSDGAEALDFLFCRGHYNDRNIDHQPRVIFLDLKLPKISGLEVLGALRCEPKTASIPVVALTSSQEESDVRTAYNLGVNSYVVKPLDFESLSNAISQAGSYWLQLNHVPFR
- a CDS encoding PAS domain S-box protein, yielding MEKNNEPFENIYKSITESIGLPVFSVDTQYRYTSFNKIHAEQMKFLHNADIRLDKSILDYFPLAADIQKVKFNIDKALRGEQWIDEASWGESPNTLHYEVTHNPIYDKTGKIKGAVFVGRDISNYRNTQEKLNQIIQNYNAVFQTSPNAIVVTDINGVVKIWNEAAEKIFGWKKEETIGNYASFIPPDKSEEAIGVRTRILAGETIKGFETVRLDITGKRIDVRFSASPFRDGHGEISGIIAIIEDVSERKAVESELQQSLQNKLKIEHQLRDVMDHMIEGCQILGKDWTYKYLNDAAVRDARMERDSLIGRKITECFPDFENTTIYSVMKDCMENRVFRNVYNEFTYEDKSRGYFNLSITPIPDGLFVLSLDITKQKLAQEALQISENKLKLFVEYAPAGIAMFDSKLNFIAVSQRFLSDYGLDKNIIGRHQYEVFPEVPDQWKEIHKRCLSGATESKEKDLFRRKDGSVDWVRWKITPWFENSSRIGGIVLFSELITEKIKSEEALEISRKNFETAFESNPSAIVIVNSENKFVLVNEAFTSILGYTKEEVTGKHDQDISTFVDLSIRQSLKEMLSRSGYIKNEEILVKTKSGEVKTVIISARPIILSDENCVLISFVDITGLKQAQEKQRESEERFSKIFHSSPVGINIFDLETGFSMDVNPAFLDMIGYSRDEVIGHSADEMNLFVRSGSRKIWVDILKQGSGVINQDAAIRRKNGEIRYAMVSIEVIEIRGRKMGLVLATDITDRKIAEDTIRLREAELRNLNETLEQSIAERTAEVMDLYNNSPCGYHSLNKDSVFEMVNDTELRWLAYERDELINKMKAMDILTPKSQETFSNNFPIFMKTGFLNDLELDFIRKDGSILSVLLNATAVYDDNGGFLRSRSTMIDHTARKHAEESLKKALIRLEEANKELESFSYSVSHDLRAPLRAINGFTQILLEDYSPRFDEEGKRICDVIQHNSDMMGRLIDDLLAFSRFGRSEMNKISIPMHRIVQSVIDELITPQLKRRTEIVMGELPEVIIDPSLMKQVWVNLISNAIKYSSGKEQTIIGITSVIHYDKVVFSIRDNGIGFDMMYADKLFGVFQRLHSETEFEGTGVGLAIVKRIINRHGGDIWAESRSGEGSVFSFSIPK